The following are encoded together in the Desulfovibrio desulfuricans DSM 642 genome:
- a CDS encoding MoaD/ThiS family protein — protein sequence MKLTVKLSTTLRDYVPDYVPETGLQVEMPEGSTVAQLAQHLGLPPQDIKIVMVNGRQQKVSDLMRDGDRIAYFPAVGGG from the coding sequence ATGAAACTGACCGTTAAGCTGAGCACCACCCTGCGAGACTATGTGCCGGACTACGTGCCGGAAACAGGCCTGCAGGTGGAAATGCCGGAAGGAAGCACCGTGGCCCAGTTGGCGCAACATCTGGGTTTGCCGCCGCAAGACATAAAAATTGTCATGGTCAACGGACGCCAGCAGAAGGTGAGCGATCTCATGCGCGACGGAGACCGTATTGCCTATTTTCCGGCTGTCGGAGGAGGCTAG
- a CDS encoding HesA/MoeB/ThiF family protein, giving the protein MIYLLGRNIWPERFRRNFGLVTAEEMARLLQSRALVLGCGGLGGHVAELLARSGVGSIRLVDNDVFDESNLNRQRFCSERMLGQRKVCVVRNALADIASHVETEALGLVADEGNLPDLVAGMDVALDCLDNISAKTALERAALAAGVPFVHGSVLREEGFCYANSGPQARLEALYPQGQSDSELEHARGEGVGALAPASVACLMAKLALRAILSRTAGSALFHLDLSVPEMERFDWAGKA; this is encoded by the coding sequence ATGATTTACCTGTTGGGGCGGAACATCTGGCCGGAGCGCTTTCGCCGGAATTTCGGGCTGGTCACAGCGGAGGAAATGGCGCGGCTGCTGCAAAGCCGTGCGCTAGTGCTGGGCTGCGGCGGTCTGGGGGGACATGTGGCCGAACTGTTGGCCCGCTCCGGGGTGGGGAGCATTCGGCTGGTGGATAACGATGTGTTTGACGAGAGCAATCTCAACCGCCAGCGGTTCTGTTCCGAGCGTATGCTGGGGCAGCGCAAGGTCTGCGTAGTGCGCAATGCCCTGGCGGATATTGCCAGCCACGTGGAGACTGAAGCTCTTGGATTAGTGGCTGATGAGGGCAATCTGCCCGATCTAGTGGCTGGTATGGACGTGGCTCTGGACTGTCTGGATAACATCAGCGCCAAAACAGCTCTGGAGCGGGCAGCCCTTGCTGCTGGTGTGCCCTTTGTTCACGGTTCCGTACTGCGCGAAGAAGGTTTTTGCTACGCCAACTCAGGCCCGCAGGCGCGTCTTGAGGCGCTTTACCCTCAGGGGCAGAGCGACAGTGAGCTTGAGCATGCAAGGGGCGAAGGCGTTGGGGCGCTGGCTCCGGCTTCGGTTGCCTGCCTCATGGCCAAGCTGGCTCTGCGGGCCATTTTGAGCCGCACCGCAGGCAGCGCCCTGTTCCACCTTGACCTCTCCGTGCCAGAAATGGAGCGTTTTGACTGGGCGGGCAAGGCCTAG